A region of the Prosthecodimorpha staleyi genome:
CAAGGTACGCTGGCTCAGGCCGGTTTTCCCCGGCGACCGCCTGACCGCCGTGGCCGAGGTGGTCGAGACCCGCGCCTCGAAGAGCCGGCCGGACTTGGGCATCGTGCGGTTCCGCTTCACCGTTTCCAACCAGGCCGGTGAGGCGGTGATGACCATGGAAAACCCGATCATGTTCGCGACCCGGGAGGCCGCCGCCTGATGTGGTACGAAGATATCGAGCCGGGCCGGGTCAGCGAACTCGGCAGCTACACCTTCACGGCGGACGACATCGTCGGCTTCGCGCGCCAGTTCGACCCGCAGCCATTCCACCTCTCCGACGAGGCGGCGCGCAATTCGCTGTTCGGGCGGCTCGCCGCCTCCGGCTGGCAGACCGCCTCGGTGTTCATGAAGCTCAATGTCGAGCGGATCGAGCGCAACAAGGCCGCCTACGCCGCGCGCGGCGAGACCCCGCCGGCGCTCGGTCCGTCGCCCGGCTTCGACAACATGCGCTGGCCGCGCCCGGTGCTCGCCGGCGACACGGTGACCTACCGCTCGACCACCCTCTCCAAGCGCCTGTCGGCGACGCGCGCCGGATGGGGCCTGTTCCAGGAACTGAACGAGGGCTTCAACCAGAACGGCGACAAGGTGTTCGAGTTCACGGCGAATGTCTTCACCCCGGTCCGGGATCCGGGCGCCGCCTGATCGGATCGCGTTCGGCCGGGAGACGGCGGCCGCATCGCCCCACCGCAGAGATTGAATCGGGCGGCTCCAACCCGGGGCCGCCCGATTGTCCATCCGGGCTCAGTGGTTGTCGCGCGGGACGCCCTTTTCGGCGATGCGCTGGTACTTGATCGCCGGCTTCAGCACCATGCCGTCGGAGAGTTGGTCGACCATGGAGCGCTGGATCTCCTGCCAGGGGGTCTGGCTGGCCGGGAAGGCATAGCCGCCATGGCCCTGCAGGTCGGCGCGGCGCTGGTTGAGCTCGGCGTCGGAGATCAGGATGTCGGCGGTGCGCTTGCGCAGGTCAATGCGGACCTT
Encoded here:
- a CDS encoding MaoC family dehydratase translates to MWYEDIEPGRVSELGSYTFTADDIVGFARQFDPQPFHLSDEAARNSLFGRLAASGWQTASVFMKLNVERIERNKAAYAARGETPPALGPSPGFDNMRWPRPVLAGDTVTYRSTTLSKRLSATRAGWGLFQELNEGFNQNGDKVFEFTANVFTPVRDPGAA